The following coding sequences are from one Parabacteroides pacaensis window:
- the cmr6 gene encoding type III-B CRISPR module RAMP protein Cmr6 codes for MKNISKLFYKDYYSKVDFSYVLTEQATTKTKNELVPSEEINKVNNTILKARLYKIPANPLVNSVISDMKVAYPGLVTGVGLVHDSKKLDGAFNLGIHLDYTFGMPVVYGSSVKGVLHSFFREFYNGNMAAVDLCKDIFEGKNRDFAEEKKKYGNWADTVEKRIYRKKSIYKRDIFFDAVVVSPDAKGRILTSDSITPHGDDPLKNPTPIAFLKIASGCGLEFRFRLVDSVIGNKTFSKNEKKELFLSILKTVGIGAKTNVGYGQFE; via the coding sequence ATGAAGAATATAAGTAAGCTATTCTATAAAGATTATTATTCTAAAGTAGATTTCAGCTATGTTCTAACGGAACAAGCTACTACTAAAACAAAAAATGAACTTGTTCCTTCAGAGGAGATAAATAAAGTGAATAACACCATTCTTAAAGCTCGATTATACAAGATCCCAGCAAATCCGCTTGTAAATTCAGTTATAAGTGATATGAAGGTTGCTTATCCTGGTTTGGTAACAGGGGTTGGACTGGTTCATGATTCCAAGAAGTTAGATGGAGCTTTTAATCTCGGTATTCATTTGGATTATACTTTTGGCATGCCGGTTGTGTATGGTTCGTCTGTAAAGGGTGTATTACATTCTTTTTTTAGGGAGTTCTATAATGGAAATATGGCTGCTGTAGATTTATGTAAAGATATATTTGAAGGAAAAAATAGAGATTTTGCTGAGGAGAAAAAGAAATATGGTAATTGGGCTGATACGGTAGAGAAGAGGATATATAGGAAGAAATCTATTTATAAAAGGGATATATTTTTTGATGCAGTCGTAGTAAGTCCCGATGCAAAGGGCCGTATTTTAACCAGCGATTCAATTACGCCGCATGGAGATGATCCGCTAAAAAATCCAACGCCTATTGCATTTCTGAAAATAGCTTCCGGGTGTGGGTTGGAATTCAGATTTAGATTGGTTGACTCTGTGATTGGAAATAAAACATTTAGTAAAAACGAAAAAAAAGAGCTTTTCCTTTCTATTCTAAAAACTGTTGGAATTGGGGCTAAAACGAATGTGGGTTATGGACAATTCGAATAA
- the cmr4 gene encoding type III-B CRISPR module RAMP protein Cmr4: MKNITVWLIIARSNLHVGNENVTNYGLIDKAIQRDSLTDLPCINSSSLKGAINEYVAQENKLDGAVRKGIFGSDKLDKKSLKQKGGCIFFDANILFLPVQDDKELYKLATCETVLDDFINKLSLFSESKEQNSWDKNSLIEKVRSKLTICLPLGKAPQSVSIKKDFSIGEFKELCNDEGLPIIARNCLENGESTNLWYEQVLPQGTVLGTFILSADNKLEEAIQNQMIQIGANATIGYGYCEFVKL; encoded by the coding sequence ATGAAAAATATAACAGTATGGCTGATTATTGCCAGGTCAAATTTGCATGTAGGAAATGAAAACGTTACCAATTACGGTTTGATAGACAAAGCTATCCAACGAGATTCGCTTACTGATTTGCCTTGTATTAATTCCAGTTCACTTAAAGGCGCAATTAATGAATATGTAGCACAAGAAAACAAATTGGATGGAGCCGTAAGAAAAGGTATATTCGGATCGGATAAATTAGATAAGAAAAGTTTGAAACAAAAGGGTGGTTGTATCTTTTTTGATGCTAATATATTGTTCCTTCCTGTGCAAGATGATAAGGAATTATACAAATTAGCAACTTGTGAAACCGTATTGGATGATTTTATTAATAAACTAAGTCTTTTCAGTGAAAGTAAAGAACAAAATAGTTGGGATAAAAATAGTTTGATAGAGAAAGTAAGAAGTAAATTAACTATTTGTTTGCCTCTTGGTAAGGCTCCTCAATCTGTTTCTATTAAAAAAGATTTTTCTATAGGGGAATTCAAAGAATTGTGCAATGACGAAGGGCTACCTATTATAGCTCGTAATTGTTTAGAGAACGGAGAAAGTACCAATTTATGGTATGAGCAGGTATTGCCGCAGGGTACAGTGTTAGGTACCTTTATTCTGTCTGCTGACAATAAATTAGAAGAGGCTATTCAGAATCAAATGATACAGATTGGGGCTAATGCCACCATTGGTTATGGATATTGTGAATTTGTTAAACTTTAA
- a CDS encoding type III-B CRISPR module-associated Cmr3 family protein encodes MRNKYLIMLTPIGKFFFGGDMTFQVGEKENKTYKLHNEQFASYIIRSNCFPQQTSLLGMLRFLILSNSEAFDKKTRKVKNRKEANSLIGERSFEVKDHHKRGNFGKIESISPCFMRKKEKGNWINLFPAPMDYKYVVKLENAPFALINGRKKKVPEVEGYCPKERQEVLFLNGEREVPFSVVFSEDRRVGINKDYTGITRDTSFYKQISYRFGKKADNGDVNEKVDFCFAFMAETSIDLKKYDGELASLGADSSTFIINVTDEEVEYTMPDKNSKNKRVVLLSDAYLTEEEAAQAVYAITDTVPFRFLKTTLDTTNYEILSNEVKRSEVRYDLYKRGSVFYFDKEEDRKKFTDALMSKEDFVQIGYNMYR; translated from the coding sequence ATGAGGAATAAATATTTAATAATGCTTACTCCTATAGGAAAATTTTTCTTCGGAGGTGATATGACTTTTCAGGTGGGGGAGAAGGAAAATAAAACATATAAATTGCATAATGAGCAGTTTGCCAGTTATATTATTCGTTCTAATTGTTTTCCTCAGCAAACATCCTTATTAGGAATGCTTCGGTTTTTGATCTTGTCGAACAGTGAAGCATTTGACAAAAAAACACGGAAAGTCAAAAATAGGAAAGAAGCAAATAGTTTAATAGGGGAGCGAAGTTTTGAAGTTAAAGATCACCATAAAAGAGGTAATTTTGGTAAAATAGAGTCTATCTCGCCTTGTTTTATGCGGAAGAAAGAAAAGGGGAATTGGATAAATCTTTTTCCTGCACCGATGGACTATAAATATGTAGTAAAATTAGAAAATGCCCCCTTTGCCTTGATAAACGGAAGAAAGAAGAAAGTGCCTGAAGTAGAAGGGTATTGTCCTAAGGAAAGACAGGAAGTATTGTTTCTAAATGGCGAGCGCGAAGTGCCTTTTTCAGTTGTTTTTTCAGAAGATAGGCGGGTAGGGATTAATAAAGATTATACGGGTATCACTCGGGATACGTCATTTTATAAACAGATTAGTTATCGTTTTGGAAAGAAAGCAGATAATGGAGATGTGAATGAAAAAGTAGATTTTTGTTTTGCTTTTATGGCTGAAACTTCTATTGATTTAAAAAAATATGATGGCGAACTGGCATCTTTAGGTGCAGATAGTTCCACATTTATTATAAATGTTACGGACGAAGAGGTAGAATATACTATGCCGGATAAAAATAGTAAGAATAAAAGGGTCGTATTACTTTCTGATGCTTATCTTACCGAGGAAGAAGCTGCACAGGCGGTGTATGCCATTACAGATACGGTCCCTTTCAGATTTTTAAAAACAACCTTAGACACAACTAATTATGAAATTCTATCAAATGAGGTAAAACGGAGTGAAGTCCGGTATGATTTATACAAAAGAGGATCTGTTTTTTATTTTGATAAGGAAGAAGATAGGAAAAAGTTCACGGATGCTTTAATGAGTAAGGAAGATTTTGTTCAGATTGGATATAATATGTATAGATAA